GTGAACCGCATGGAACAGTCCAGGACGGAATACCGTGGAGCACTGCTCTGGATGAAGGATGTATCCCAGGAGCTCGatccagacacacacaaacagatggAGAAATTCCGCAAGGTTAGCATACTCTCTTTAGATATAGGTCTCGATCATATCAGGACGAAGGACCGTTTAAACAGTAAGACTGAAGTCGGTGGGCCAGATTGATTAagcatttgtacctgtttctttaGAGCGAATTTAAATCCGAATTTCATAGAATCAAACAGAAAATGGAAATTGTTATATTCACCACTAGATGGTGCAATTTACTGTAAacttgtgtgtgattgtgttctTTAGTATGGAGCTGATTCATGGGAACTAGGGGAAAGGCATGTTTTCTTCAGTTTTGTGTTGGTTGCACTCAGGGGTTATCTTGAGTGAGAAAGACTTCAGTTGCACTTGCAACATCTGTGTATTCTCATGTGTGATCTTTATTCCATGCAATGTTATGATCCTGTCTTCCTTCTGTTGAGTAAtatttcatctcctctcatctcaggTTCAAGTGCAGGTGCGAACCACTAAAACAAGCTTTGACAAACTGAAGAATGATGTCTGCCAGAAAGTCGATTTATTAGGAGCCAGCCGCTGCAATCTGCTTTCTCATGTTTTAACCACATACCAGGTACACCAGAATATCAAGGAGTGGTGTATGCACAGAAAGTAAAATAACAATTATTGCATAATAGTAATTGTTGGCTACAGCCTTGTGCTaatatgtatttgtgtgtttcaGACCACCCTGTTGCACTTCTGGGAGAAGACGTCTCACACTATGGCTGCCATTCATGAGAGCTTTAAGGGCTGCCAGCAATATGAGTTCTCTACAATCAAGGTGAGGGAGGCCtctcatattttatttattttatttaacctttaactaggcaagtcagctaagaacaaattcttatttaaaatgactgcctaccccggctaaaccctaacccggacgacgctgggcaaattgtgcgccgccctatgggactcccattcacggccggttgtgatacagcctggaatcgaaccagggtctgtagtgacacctctagcgctgaggtgcagtgccttagactgctgtgtcaCTCAGGAGTCCTATCCCTCTGTAAGCTGTATTATCTTTGTCAGGATTTTGGAAACGGTGAACAGTCCGTTTATATATCTATGATATACTCAAAAGGTGTCCGTACAGTGTTTTACTTTACAATAACGAAGAACGGTGTATTTCACCATAAGGCCTCACTTAGATGAACGCACAAGGTGGTGTTGTCTTGTGATGTTGTCAGTATGTCATTCTTCTACTTCCAGAGCCTCCAAGACCCCATGGATAAACTGTCATCTCAGGGATCGAAGAAAAGAGGGAGAAGAAAGTCATAACAAAGACCGATCTTGAGGAGACTGCAGATGACCAGTAAGTAAAATCCGTACAACATGACAGAATTAATTTAAAGTCTTACATTAGGCTACACAGGATCCTATACTGTACACTACATGtaacatgtttttttgttgtccTTAGACTTATCTCAATAGATCCCAATGAAGAGTCCAATGAAGAAGGTAACGGACAACAGTGTATTTGTGAATATTTCAACTAATTAACAAGCCATTGTAACGCACACTTGTTCTATATTGATGGATTTAGGGCTAGATTAAATCAGATTCCCGACACCCACATAGCTGTTGTGTTGACAGTGTCTGAGGTGGAAttgtgttagagctgtcaaatcctcaAGTGGCTCCCGGTATTATGCCTATcacggacattgccattggctgcatggAATCCGGGTTAACGCTTAatttgattgaatctaggccttaaacCAAGTTACCATCCACTTTTCACTCTCATCCTGTGCAGCTCAAACCAAGACACCTTCTGGACAATTCTTTGAAGAAATTGACCTTAATAGACAAATGACAGGTAATGTACAGAAGCACCACCTCAATGTATGTGTCCTAAATGAATACCAGagaaaaatgtatcaacagaTCATGTGAAATTATttcaccccaaaaaaacataattaACTACCCATTATTAGGCCCCACTGCCCACCTCTAAATAACACAGTATTTGATTGGTTATTCCAGGGCCTGAGGGTCTTCTCTCAGCCTTCTCTAGTCAAGAGcaggaggaaggtggagagagggaCAGCTTGGCCCTGTTGAATGAGATTCTGGGCAGCACGTCTCTGGATGAGGGCGAGTTCTCACAGGAGTGGCAGGAGGTGTTTGGTAAGGGGGACCAGGGGAGCGGAGCCACTAGTAAAGGGGGCCTAGTGGAACCCCAGCAGGAGGAAGACTCCTCCATCTTCCTCCCATCTCACCTCCTGGACCGGAACAGGAACAATCTCCAATCTTCGCTCTCAGGTCAGAGGTCAAACACTGTAGATCATACAACACTGTTGTGCATATTTCTTCATTGGTCAGATTGCATTGCTCTTCATTGAAAAACAAACCATGTGAAGCATCCCTGTGTAGTTCTTCTGAAACACAGGGTTTTGTGGAGAGAAAGCATGTAAAAGATCATCCTTGATTAAATTGAGGAGAAAGCCCTGACCAGAGTATGGAGCATgtgacaattgaatcaatttgtaTTATTGGCGTAATTAAATTCAACCCTGTGGTTGGTTACATTTTATGAATGAGCCCAGAAATGACATAATTAGGGTTGTGCAGTCAGCCTTGACAGTTTTTCTTCTCTCTGAATAAGCACTTCAACAAATAAACCTTCTTTTTTTTTCACCATGCGTAACTATTTCCACACTGAGAGAAAAATGGCcctaaaattatttttttaaactacagCTGTATAAGTAATAGGCACTGGCTATTTGACACTGGCTATTTGATTTGCTTACCCATAGCTAATTGCTCATCGCTTTCCATTCCATTTCTCTCTGGGTCTGGGCAGCGACTACTAGTCCCTCATCTGTTTTTGTGTTTGTCTATATTCACCGTGGGGGCTAGTGAAGTGAACAGTCATACTGAAATGTAATCTTTTAACCTCATGTGGATCTAAATGTATTATTAAATAAGTTtccattacatacatacatacatacatacatacatacatacatacttgtGCATGCGTGAAACTCGACAAATATAAATAAGTACCCCTTATTTGACCTTCTGAAATGGTTATGGACTGACAATTGTATTTTGGAGAACATGCAGTGTTCAATAATTGCAATATTCTTGTCTATTGCACAAAAGTTCTGTGTGAAAGTAATTTATTGTCTCCTGGATCAAGCAAGGATGTGTATCCCCACAAGATGGGTCTAAATCTCCATCTCCCTTCCAGATTGGGCCACGAGCATTCCACAGCCCATCTCCCAGGCAACAGAGCAATCATCTGGAGCCAATCAGAACCCCTCTAGGCCAACAGCAGCGAGAGGTAGGATTGGGCCAAACGAGTAAAACATATGAATAGAATTGAAAGAAAGGGTTTAGCtcataaaaatgttttaaaaaaaaaatctgtttccaGCAAGAACATGTGTTTATGAGCGTTTTCGGAGTACTTGTTGGGTATAAATATTACCAGGAATAGCACAATGTCTGAGTCAGATGAAGCCCTGTATTAAACAAGACATTACCATTCAACATCCAAGTTTACTGTGCGAGATGGTTTACCTCTGGTTCTGATTGTACAGAGACGCCAGAGACCGCCAAAGACCTTTCAGCCTGGTTTAACCTGTTCGCCGACTTGGACCCTCTGTCGAACCCAGACGCAGTAGGCAGGAGTGGGCAGGAGCATGAGCTTCACAACGCATAGACCTGCGACCTGCTTCACGTCTAGGGATCCTACGCTATAAGTTAGCATAATGCACATGAGGGTTATGGTTATTTTGCAGTTCACATCTGTTCTAGGGTCATCTCTCTCAACCCCTGTCCTACTCCTTACCATTGAGTTAAACAACCATTTGACCCTGGACCAGCTGTTAATGATGCATTTACTGTATCAATCAATTGAGCTTGATATCATGAATTCCAAAAGAAAACAAATGTTATTTGTGTCTTTTTATGTTTGACATGATTTATCAATGTTTTATAAGTTAAGTTGTCACAGAGTAGATGCTTTCAACAACCAAAAGTAAACGAAGGATTCAGGATTAGCTTTTTCAGAATTATTGCCTTGTCATTCGGGTATGCCTGTAAGCTTTCTGGTGGTGACAATGATGAGGCCTTTACACCCATCTCAACAATAGGAAAATCAGTATGAAAGGGTACAATAAGTAAATCAGTATACAGTATGAAAGGGTACAATATGTATCAGTTTTGTCTGAGATCATACGTTTATTGCATGTTTTGTGTATTCCTTATTTAGTTGTGTGTGATTGTACTCACAATATGTTACCGTTGACAATAACATAtctaacatttgatttgtttgaGATACCCTGGAATAAATTCAAGGCGCGTTATAGAGCAGCGCACAATGCACCTTAAGACATTTTCTCAGACGTTTGCGGAAATCCTATTCACGCTAACCACTGCACGTCGGCTCAAGCGTAAATGACCTTAGTCTGTTCTATAGCACGCCTCAGATTGAATCCCAGCCTAGGTGTACATTTATTAACTAGCTGCACCTTTTCAAGTACACAATCTGTATTATATTGCTTGGAGAGCAACATGTGGAAGAGCGAGAATACACATGTTGTAATTGGTGACTGGTTTTTAAGTGTGTAAACAAAATTATTAGAgaattatatttacattttattaattgttgagTGCTGAAGAAGCGTGCATTTTGATTTTGTCAGTAAAAATGTTGCTAAATGAGACTAACTTATTAGAATTAAACTTATTGCCCTTAATTTACATTAAAGCCTTGTTTATTCCTGTTATCTTATGTATTGTTGCTTTATTTGAATGCTGCAAAGCTATGCTGTTTCTCTATTGTCAGGTTACAACTACCACAAGACTGTATTCTTCCTCTTTGGTTAATTAGCTTTGAATAGATAGTAGAGAATGCACACATCTCACTATGAATCCCTGAGGCATATGCTGTCACTGTAGGTTTCCTCTGAACCATTAAACTAATAAACCAGGTTTTAAGGGGTTCTAGGGCTCAATGCAATCCGTATCGCAGCATTTCAGCGGTATAGCACGCTTGAAATAACATTTCTGATTGAGAtgacatatgcagtgtttaccgtgaatgcagtctctgcgaacgcaggaacattgcctttaaattaaaTTTGTGCTATAGCGCTGAACTTcggcgatacggattgaatcgagccccTAGTCTCACGTGGCCAGCCTTCCAAAATCCTGTCTTGTTGGAAGCCGGGGTTTAATAAGCTAAAGGGGTTCAAATACATCTAAAATAATGTGAAGCTAGTGCTTTAAAAAATTGAGACAAACATCAAGTGTGATTTTTATTGCTTACTTTATTGTAAAAACACAAGGTCTACATATAAAACATGAAATACACAGGCATGGAATATTAGTGCCGAACATGGCAAGCCTTGCTGAACTTCGAAAA
The sequence above is drawn from the Salmo salar chromosome ssa05, Ssal_v3.1, whole genome shotgun sequence genome and encodes:
- the ica69 gene encoding Islet cell autoantigen 1 (The RefSeq protein has 1 frameshift compared to this genomic sequence), which codes for MERGNYGGYSREYFDRFIESQDSSVVNKFQQKYWKTKQKIIKVTGKKEDEHVVASDADLDGKLEVFHSVQRTCMELLKVIEQYQRRICFLSQEENELGRFLRSQGSQDRTRAGKIMQATGKALCFSSQQRLSLRSPLSRLYQEVETFRYRAISDTWLTVNRMEQSRTEYRGALLWMKDVSQELDPDTHKQMEKFRKVQVQVRTTKTSFDKLKNDVCQKVDLLGASRCNLLSHVLTTYQTTLLHFWEKTSHTMAAIHESFKGCQQYEFSTIKSLQDPMDKLSSQGSKKREKKVITKTDLEETADDQLISIDPNEESNEEAQTKTPSGQFFEEIDLNRQMTGPEGLLSAFSSQEQEEGGERDSLALLNEILGSTSLDEGEFSQEWQEVFGKGDQGSGATSKGGLVEPQQEEDSSIFLPSHLLDRNRNNLQSSLSDWATSIPQPISQATEQSSGANQNPSRPTAARETPETAKDLSAWFNLFADLDPLSNPDAVGRSGQEHELHNA